The genomic segment ACTAAACCGGCGGCACCCAGCAAAGCTGCTTTTTCTTTTAGTTTTGTTTTTATTATTTTAAGATGTGCTCTGGGCATAGAATATATCTTACCGCGAACTGTCCTTTCTAACTCTTCAGAAAATAAATCATATTGATTACTCAACGAACCGCCTATTACTATCACGTCAGGGTCAAGAACATCAATCACATAAATCAGCGCCATACCAAGATGTCTTCCAAACTCTTCCCAGCTGCTTTTAGCTTCCGAATCACCCCGCCTTGCTGAATCTGCTATCATAACAGGTTCCAACTCTTTTCCTGTTCTATCCTTGTACATCCTCTTTAATCCCCGTCCCGAAACATAATCTTCCATTATCCCTTCTTTATAAGGGAAACCCCATATTTCTGTTGCTGTACCTGTTGCTCCGTTATAAATTTTCTTATTTATTACTAACCCGCTGCCTAACCCCGTGCCTAATGTTACCCCGAATACTATGTTGTATTTTGCTCCTGCCCCGAAAAAACTTTCACCTAACACATATACGTTAGCGTCATTATTTAAATAAACAGGCAGCTTGAATTCTTTCTCTATCGCTTTTTTTAAATTAAAACCGTGTAAAGAAGGTAAATTGCGCGGGGTTAATATGATTCCTTTTTTTATATCCAGCGGTCCCGGAGAACCTATTCCAATACCCAATATTTTATTATTGCTGACACCTGCCGATTTTATCGCACTACTTATCGCTCTTACAATATTTTCTAATATTATTTTACTTGGTTTCTCTGATTCGGTAGGTAATTTTATTATATCACTTTTTATCTTGCCATCTGTAGTAACTATACCCGCACATATCTTAGTCCCGCCTAAATCAACTGAAACAATATAATTCTTCATTTTTTTATCAGTTCTGTCAAAACTAATATATTGAAAATAATGTTTTTAACGATATAGATGTTTTTAGCTTAAAAAATCGTTAAGTCCGCCATTGATTCAGTGGCGGATAGATTTTTTAAGCGTTAAGAAAACATCGTTTAGTAAAAACATTATTTTCTATAATATTTAAAATATCTTTTTATTTACCAAACAAACCTTTTAAAAGTTTTGCGCCTTCTTTCATTAATATCTCTTTACCCTGGTTTTGAATAGCCGTCTTCGCTATGCTATTCCAATCAAGCGTAACCTTCGGGTCATCAAACGTCCCTTTAACAGTAAAAGGAACCGTTACTCTCCCTTCCACATCTGCAGTATATTTTGCCATATCACCGCGGGAATATTCTTTTGTAAATTTTACTTTCCCACCAATATCCTGTCTTAAAGCTACCAAATTTACATTTCCGGATAAATAAGCATCCAGCTTATCACCGCCATCTGTTTTTGTATTAGTAATTTCAATTATCCCGCTTTTTATATTAAACCCGCCTGTTGCCGATTTAAAACTCGTCTCTTTTACCTGCGGCATTTGAGAAACAGCTGCAAGCTGGTCAAGTATTTTAGAATTGTTAACTTTTACATTTTTTATAACAAGCGACCCGTTACCGTTCAAACCTGTCATATTGCTACCGGTCCCTGAAATCTTAACTTTCCCTTCCGCAACACCCCAGAACTGAGCTTTTATCTGCACCCCGCTTTCCAATACCAACTCGTGAAGGTCATAATTACTGACATCAGTTGCAAAATTAAATTTTAGCCGTGTCGGTTCTAAATCCGATAAATCAGCATAAATACTCCCCGAAATACTTCCCTTACACATAGCCATATAAAACGGCCTTATATTCAGCTCGGCATTTAATAAGGACACCTTTGCCGAACAATCAGTAATTTGGAAATTCTGGAATATAAATTTCTTGAGCTTTAAGTCGCCGGTTATGGAAATATCCTTCGGAACACCGACTTTCGCTGAAGCGACAGATTGAGACTGCCCGCCACTGGAAGGCTGATTTGTAGCCGCAGAGCGAAGCTCTGCTGGTTGTGACGTCCCTTGTCCCTGGTCCTTGGTCACAGAAGAAGAAGGTTGTGACTTAGCTCCCTTCCCGCTTTGTGCGGCAGCTTGTTTCGGTTGTTCAGGCATTTTTATATCTATTGTATCACCTGAAAGTGTAAAAGATATATCTTTCTTTAAATTGGAAATCCTTGCAGAAAAATCCAAATTACCTTTACTCACTTTAGCAGTCAAATCTTTTTTTATTGACTGGATATCCTGTATATTTACTTTTCCTGAAATTGACAGTATTTTCAAATCGCCTGATACTAAGACATTCCCGTCAACCAATCCTGAAACCCCAAAATCTTTCATCATAGGAATAATCTGCACCAAAGTTTTTAAATCAAATTTTTCCAGTAAAACATTTAAGTCCATTGCAATTTGATTTTTTTTAAACCCGGTAACCTTTCCGGAAAGCGAATTTTTTACCGCGCCAAGGGCAACAGATACATTATTTATCTTCAAAACATCCATATTCTCAAAAACAATGTCAGTCATTAAAGACATTTCCGCATCTTTCGGCTTAGAAAACATATCACCGAAAGCTATGCTGACCTTTTTCATATCTATTCCGCCTTTAACCTGTATCTTGTTCATATTACCTGATACATCAACGTTTATATTAGGTTCGCCTGTTATAGAAAGCTCTTTAGGCAGCGGCGCTATTTTTGTTATTTTCTCAAGTGCAAATTTTTCACCTTTTACATTTACTGCAAATGTTAATTTATCCGGGTCCATAAACTTATCAACATTCCCGGAAACCTTTATACCGGCATCGTTAATTTTAACAACCGCTTGCTTTATCTTTAAGTTCTGCTGCTTCATATTTACAACCCCGCTGAAATTAAACGAAAGCGAAGCATTGACTTTCTTCTGTAAAACATCAACCGACATATCAACCAAAAACGGCGAAACAAGCGAAATCCCGCTCAAAGACAGATTTATATTCTTTAATTCAACAGACATATCCTGCGCCGACCTGTCCGTAAATTTCACCGTCCCGTTAGACAGTGATAACTTGGATACAATAAAAGCAATAGGCAACTCCGCAGTCGCCGATTTTTTCTCAACCTTAGTTTCTTTAACCTTGTGGACCTCGCCCTCCACTGAACCGTTGGCGGGCAGGGACCTCGTACTATTTACATCCGTTGTCTTAGTCATTAAATCACTGAAATTGAAACTATTATCCTTATTCCGGATAATATTTATTTTAGGTTCATCAAGTATTATTTTACTGATTGATATTTTCCCCTGAAGAAGCGCAAATAAATCAGGCCTGATGATGAACTTACCCGCCTCCACAAAAACACCCTGTTTAAATGCCGGTTTTTCAGAAATCCTGAACCCCTCGACATCCAGCCCGCCAAACCCGATAGACACATCTTTTATTTCAACTTCACGATGCAGGAATTCCGACATCTTAGTTATCAATATCCCTTTCACCTTAGCAGGCGGATAAGCAATCCTGAGAGCAATCACCCCACCCACTAAAACAACAATCACGCAAACCACAAAAATCAGCAAAAACTTCTTAAACTTTTTCATACATAACCTCTCTCAACTATTATAAAAACAACGGAGGCAGAAGGATTCGAACCCTCGATACCGGAAACCGATATACTGGTTTTCAAGACCAGCGCCATCAACCACTCGGCCATGCCTCCCCGCTCATATACTATCTTATTTTATATCTTCGAACTTGTATTTCTTTAATCTTTCCATTTTCCCATACTACTAACGGTATTTTCCTTATTGCATGCTCTTCAATAACCTTTCTAACAGCATCTTTTAGTGCTTTTTCCGCTTTTTTCCCAAAAGCAGATAATTTACCGTTTTTTTTACTTTTCATAATTGTTTTCAACTGTTTTATTATAACAAGGTTAGGTGAAAAAATCAAGGAATTTTTGGCAAGTAAAATGATAAAATGAAGGTTTGACCTTTTTAGAACTGAGAGGCATCCACAATTATTTAAAAAAATTAAATTTTAATTCTAACTGCGGATTTTGAGATTTTACTTCTTCCAATATACTTTTAACTAAAGATATTGCATCGTTAAAAG from the Elusimicrobiota bacterium genome contains:
- a CDS encoding ROK family protein; its protein translation is MKNYIVSVDLGGTKICAGIVTTDGKIKSDIIKLPTESEKPSKIILENIVRAISSAIKSAGVSNNKILGIGIGSPGPLDIKKGIILTPRNLPSLHGFNLKKAIEKEFKLPVYLNNDANVYVLGESFFGAGAKYNIVFGVTLGTGLGSGLVINKKIYNGATGTATEIWGFPYKEGIMEDYVSGRGLKRMYKDRTGKELEPVMIADSARRGDSEAKSSWEEFGRHLGMALIYVIDVLDPDVIVIGGSLSNQYDLFSEELERTVRGKIYSMPRAHLKIIKTKLKEKAALLGAAGLVLENE
- a CDS encoding AsmA family protein, giving the protein MKKFKKFLLIFVVCVIVVLVGGVIALRIAYPPAKVKGILITKMSEFLHREVEIKDVSIGFGGLDVEGFRISEKPAFKQGVFVEAGKFIIRPDLFALLQGKISISKIILDEPKINIIRNKDNSFNFSDLMTKTTDVNSTRSLPANGSVEGEVHKVKETKVEKKSATAELPIAFIVSKLSLSNGTVKFTDRSAQDMSVELKNINLSLSGISLVSPFLVDMSVDVLQKKVNASLSFNFSGVVNMKQQNLKIKQAVVKINDAGIKVSGNVDKFMDPDKLTFAVNVKGEKFALEKITKIAPLPKELSITGEPNINVDVSGNMNKIQVKGGIDMKKVSIAFGDMFSKPKDAEMSLMTDIVFENMDVLKINNVSVALGAVKNSLSGKVTGFKKNQIAMDLNVLLEKFDLKTLVQIIPMMKDFGVSGLVDGNVLVSGDLKILSISGKVNIQDIQSIKKDLTAKVSKGNLDFSARISNLKKDISFTLSGDTIDIKMPEQPKQAAAQSGKGAKSQPSSSVTKDQGQGTSQPAELRSAATNQPSSGGQSQSVASAKVGVPKDISITGDLKLKKFIFQNFQITDCSAKVSLLNAELNIRPFYMAMCKGSISGSIYADLSDLEPTRLKFNFATDVSNYDLHELVLESGVQIKAQFWGVAEGKVKISGTGSNMTGLNGNGSLVIKNVKVNNSKILDQLAAVSQMPQVKETSFKSATGGFNIKSGIIEITNTKTDGGDKLDAYLSGNVNLVALRQDIGGKVKFTKEYSRGDMAKYTADVEGRVTVPFTVKGTFDDPKVTLDWNSIAKTAIQNQGKEILMKEGAKLLKGLFGK